The Biomphalaria glabrata chromosome 7, xgBioGlab47.1, whole genome shotgun sequence region TTACAGGATGTGACtcacaaaaaaatgtagaaatatttattaactaaaaaaaaaagtgtcatctGAGTTTCGAACCAAGGACCATCTGCGTTATAGGAAGATGTGATAGCCACTACACTAtggaaacacaaaattaaaagcGCAATATATTTGAAATCTTGCCTTATACTTTTAGTTTGATACAAACTAGaaatgtagatgatgttatagatgcctttgctgcacagaaagcacgacgtgaggcgatatgaattgagatttgtctcTTATGCATCATTTCGTCGACGGTATTATCCTGGCATCCAGGACACAAGACATAGAggaagtcaaaaaaaaaaaaaacgtgacgAGGAAGTGTACTAGATAAAGGACatgaaagagctgggaagccattaaaaactagcaagagactatggagagtggcgtgttttgctgaggccctatgttccacaaggaactcaaaggaaagatgatgatgatgttttgTCTACTCCACTGAATAATTGTtcaatgtttcaacttgatccgagaatgggtgtgggaaaaataacttgtacaaactttttaccaaacaaacagacagaaagaaagaaagaccgATATAGCTTTGTAAATAAGCATTTATTCACGTGCTTTGAACACTGAAATATGTCCCAGGGTCAGAGATCAGGTTCGCAGACAAATCAAGAAATGGGTTGACACTGAAAAGTTGACATGACCTTGTTGATGTGATCCAGTTAAATGCAGTGCAGAAGTCAGTTGACCTACGACTCAGACATGCCTGGgcacacaaaaaataatcacTGGTTATTAATGTAGCCATCGGTGTGCCGGTCAGTGCCATGTTTATTTGTCTTTTAAAGTCAATCTCCTCCTTACTAGAGCCACTAACAAATACCTCCATCTCACACGTGTGTAAGAAGTTGCAAGAGCCtagcctgaaaaaaaaacacattttttttataaaatagtgAAAGAACTGAAAAATGTTATACTCTaacacaggggttctcaacctgtgggtcgcgactcccttgggggtcgattgacgatttgacAGGgatcgccaaagaccattgaaaaaatggattgttattgtctattcttcaattgctgtgtgtgtgcgggggggggggtctcggctaagtgggggattgtaaaaaggggtcgccgagcataaaaggttgagaaccgctgctctaacaTGTATACTGTGTAAACATAAAAGAtgtcaaatgttttcatcaatctatCTACAAATCTCTTCTGGTCTATAATTACTACATAAATATATTAGGGTTATCGAATTAACGTTAGATTTATTTAACTCTAAAAATTCAAAGTCATTCGTTctcttatttaaattaatagagTTACTTTATTTCTTTCCCCCTACAAATAACTGCAGCCTTCGTTTCATACAAACTGGTGGCACATGTACCCTTAGTACATAATGTTCTTAGTCTTTTTCTAGATAAAGTGTCAAGGATGTTTACTTTACTTAACAGCACCCCAAAatggaatagccgctattagtttcgtgtggtccgtccgtcccgtttacatctaaaaaactagaaaagaacattaaaataggacatcatgatattttagaactTTCTGATACAACggccagtggcgtcactagggttggTGTCACCTGGTGCGGTAAGCACGGgagtccccctcccccccccccccggaaaaaGTAATctccactaaaaaaaataaaataaaaaactcttgtgtattttgtttctgtttgttgaacactaaaattgtaaaataattaataagttgGTAACACCCGAAAATTGTTTTTGATTCTATTGTAAAAATTCGTTGTTTTTGACAatttattaaaagttattaCATAAATGAAAAATGTGCAATTAAAGAGTTGAGAAACCTTgagttgaacatattttgtatTAGAGAGTATTTAAGAGCTCCTTAAGGGAAAGGCTTTAAATTATAGCCTACTAGTGTTTCTCAGCTGCTTCCGAAATGGCAAAGCAAGCACTGAACAGGTTTATGCCCTGCGAAACATTGTCGAGCAAAGCCTGGAATACCAACAAAGGATATTgatcagttttgtagatttaaaaaaagtttgataacgTCTCTTGGAGTCACTCTGGAAAATAGCAAGAGAATAAGGCATCTCTCAACAATTAGCCAACAATTAGTCCAGATTCAGCGACGTGCCTAAAGCATATCAATCTGTCGTGTCACAACAGACGGTGGAATTCCTCAACATCGAGACGGATATAAGACTAGGATGTATCTTATaaccatttctctttcttgtagCCATCGAGGATGTCATAAAATACGGGTTCCCATATCGTAAACAAGTTGGATTTTGTATACGACatagcattactttgaaataccATTAAATGTATACATGAAATGACGAATAAAGcgttttttctacatttctgagccTCAGTAACCAATGCTACGGCGTCTacaacatattatttttttaataaaaggacGATTAGGCCTCCAAGTCAAATAGAATTCAATTTAAAAGGTTTGGGAAATGTTGATACAAACATGTGAGAGCCATTCGAGGtagcaatttttatttttaaaagttgcattttggaaaagtgcattttttccCACTTGAGTGTCATCCTCTGTTGCGTGTTAGCCCTCACTCCCCCCCCGGCCTCCCCCTTGTGACGTCACTGGCAACGGCTACTTTATTtctttccgaaagtgaaccatttaattttttaaattaactaagcaagtagtttttcataaaaatagacCATTTGTAACTGAAAAACTTCAAAGaaggtaagttttttaaaaaggacatAGACTTCGCTAACGACGCAGGCACTCATAGATTCGTGCATTAGTTTTGGCATCTAAGGACACAATGGACACAATGGATAAAAGAATCAATGGCTCGTTATAAAATCTATTTTCCATTGATTAACTCATTAAAAATCAAATACTGATTAaaatgtgtgttgttgttttttttaagatttttttatagaaaCTTCGATTTAgttgtaagttaaaaaaaaaataaccaaagattatctaaaatgtACAACGGCGTCGAAATTTAGAAAGAAAAGCTTCGTAAAGAGTTCAAATTCTGACTGAATTAGCTTAGCACCTAAAGACTGCATCAAAGTTTTTCCCAGAACAAAACGACTGGACCATTGACCACTGAGCATGACCGAGTATTACAGGTGCACTATTTTAACAGGGATGTTCGCTGAACAAAAACAATCTACCttcactgacacacacacacgatttctctctctatttcttgcTGTGACACGTTTGATTTCCTGTCCATCCCAGTCTATTCTTGAATCTAGCATTTTTTATCAAAAGCTAACAAGAttctcgaaataaagaatcaccctttgtgtcaggattttgtgattttaccatcacaaaagagatacaagacaccgatagcaaagacaaacagacacaaacactcttttgttcccctggcaatcaaatcattaaataagaacaatctggtataaactttgtcacatgtaaattatgagtgaggctggtgtgaatgtacactttggtttcttatagctataatattttttgtttggtgtaatgcacaaattgtaagacaaatttccttacggataataaagattattattattattattatttaagttcttcagtgttttatttcttttcattttaaacaattgTCTTCCTTGTTTATCTTTCAGCAATGTGTCTACAACTATTCCCTCTACAGAGCAAGCCTTTTCCCCTAGACAGACGAGAAAGAGGCTATTGGTAGGCATTACGCCGCACCAAAACCACAATCCCGAGGTCATCACATGACAACAACACAAAGCAATTAAAACGAATTCGCAGACATAAGTTCAATTAAAGAGCTTGAATAGACCCGACCAGACAACATCTActtaactagtcgaccggcggctacgccgctattttgcagggccggccttaggtgaacgcattgggccccgcactttcataggacccgcgctaattctaggtgtataaattataaaattaaaccattgtataacttataacagatttcccgcggcctacTGTTCATTTACAAGGAGCTCCTTAAAGTCTCCTcatattgcaaaatatacgaaaaagtcctggaaatacaagaaaattattaaaatcttgagAAAACTCATACGAATGtcctgaaatatatatacaaaaaatgtcattttggggtgtcattcaataaggaaaatgccaaacctacgcgcgataaaaaaaaacggtattATCCATAATTTTGGAaactggtgaaagaagcttctcgcacctcaaactaatgaagaattactttagttcaacaattcttgtagatagatagaaacatttgttaattcttgctattgagcgtgatttatgtacgaaataatttttttttttgatatactgtatgacttcgctacaagCAAGGCTCGTTaagttcgtgggataactctatttggagaaataaaagagtgatctttcctttacttcttcttctcgtccaaactcttgagcgaacaagagaattatatatagagatagatgactaaatgcatagacgaatttattttataatacaaactcttaaatttcacttattgtccgcttcgaatagggccccacaatggtttagtccagccctgctatttagtgacctgtaaatatacatagtagattacttgttctctttccatgacttcgtggtcacaatggttaagtctgcCGCTGctgtttagtgtttgtaaaatgtttgttcgtaaaatgttttacatgtttcagatgttcctttagagttgacgatagtttacttcctagtccaaacctgtctctagacgaagggggatgggagctgtcagggtttgacagtccagcgcgcagccatccgtatcGATTTGTGAATACCCACttgttctcccctccccctcttgtttttttttgtggggtgactatccgcagaaataagagagtgatctttcctttccttctcgtccaaactcttgagggaagaagagaagtATATATAAAGATAGTACGGTTCCAGCTGTGTGTACGTATCCAGATTGAATTCTGTTTTTCTAAATTTTCGAATTATTGttataatataaatgaaaatcaATTACCTCATAACAAGACGCACAAACCTGCCAACGATTGGAACAGAACAAGTAAAGTTGAATGTGCTAGCACCCAAAGGATCAGTTTGATGGTAGCAGACTTGGCCAGTTACGTTTGGAAAGTTGGCAAGTTGTCTTGGGTCTTGTTCGAATATATCGATATCAAAGTTTCTTAAAAGGTTTGCAAAATACGTCGTATCTTGTCTATAGAAGAGCAAGcgaaaaaatgtaaatgttaattaaaaaccAGATCCAAGTTGATTTATAATTTCAAAACCAACTTAATGATGAAAGAGGTCTGATTATCTAATAGTAATAATTGTTCATAGTCAATACACTGAAACCAAGAAACACTAAGAGAAGAAAGGTCAACAATCTTGTTGGAGTCCCTTACGTGATATTCCGGCCAAGAAGTTGAAACACAAGCTCACACTAAAACATCTTTGAAAACAGATACTTTGCATAATTAATATACAACAGTTTAAACTCAATTAAAGGCATGAGTGAAATTGTATTGGTGTTATTTAAATCAGAGTGAGAATGAATaagtggcaaagaacaaagcagcaccCCATTGAACTAGATAACCTTCAGAGGCGCTGGAGATACACCCTTTACAAGTCTGCATCCtacaaaacaaaggaaagaggaagaggggacgacCCAGGAATACATGTTGACCTATGCTCTAACAGGGACCACAgacagagatgagatgagaagaaataagagagagagagagtgtgtgtgtatgggaaTATGAAAGTGAGTTTGGGAATGAGTTAGTGTGAGTGTGACAGTGAGTTTGAAAATGAGTTAGTGTGAGTGTGACAGTAAGTTTGAAAATGAGTTAGTGTGAGTGTGACAGTGAGTTTGAGAATGAGTTAGTGTGAGTCACTGGCGaatccaggggggggcggtaggggcgatcgccccccccccactcggccgacccaccccccgaagggggggacgggcgaattttattatagaattcacactatttgtatataaatttattacttatgttaaaaatatatattaattattatatttcaacctatttttatattatttcgtcccccctctagtatgttggccgatttggtgggatctggagggggcgatggtatcaatcccgccccccctccatacactttcgagtgggggggggcggtccaatttatttgtagaaatcacagcttgctaacagaatcaataataatctatataattaaaacgtGTTACttatattttaaccgatctttatattatgtcgttccctgtttgccgattggtgtggggggggggggggaggagaatacctcttctgcccttcccacctaaaccctttgagtgggggaagccggtccgtttttatggagaaatcatagtttgtgaacaaaattagttgaattaatatatacattttatattatgtcgctccctttctggtattttggccgattcggtggggtgggggggggggggaacgattgcatgtactgccctccccactctaggcCTCTGAGTGCTgaggggcggtcctatttttgtggagaatcatagtttgtgaacaaaattagttgaatatctatataatataaactacgtattgatatgtgacccattgtatattatgtcgtaccacaatctaatctcaaattgtatcattagtaaatttaaatgaaaaagggttgtaccagttGGGAGGGGCAATACATGCATTCGCATTTTCCCCatgggacaaaccaatactttttttttgtattatagttaagaaattacgaaattaaaaaaatatgtcagtaatataatctatatataccatgggcgtagccaggatttttttttcggggggggggggggggttttgggggggtaaatttttttctcccccccccccgacccccccccccccccgggcgaaaaaaaaattatatgtatttatgtgtgtgtgtgtgtgtgtacataatctttattacattctgacccttcattctttcggaagacgtttattatgccctagaataggttcttccgtgagttagtgaaaaaattgtagattccccgacattactagcaaaggggtctgggggagcgctaggagctcccccagcgcggggcgaagccccgccgccaagcactatttctgatattgaaaaccaacaaaatgc contains the following coding sequences:
- the LOC106074901 gene encoding uncharacterized protein LOC106074901 — translated: MTAVCKFIAFLVLTMVIKTFGLYNAARFKPAIQSSTFDNCFAFLGVDANYNPYMGNGHCHHTLCEVIPWWMVDLRGQFVIEKIQLTNRQDTTYFANLLRNFDIDIFEQDPRQLANFPNVTGQVCYHQTDPLGASTFNFTCSVPIVGRFVRLVMRLGSCNFLHTCEMEVFVSGSSKEEIDFKRQINMALTGTPMATLITSDYFLCAQACLSRRSTDFCTAFNWITSTRSCQLFSVNPFLDLSANLISDPGTYFSVQST